The genomic stretch TCAAAAAACAACTCCTAGCATGCATCCTAAACTCTCAAATACGCATGAAAATGGGAAATCACAGTTTAGGGATACTTACTCAAAATGAAGCGTCGTATGGTGTTGAATCGAGTGCGAACTTTGAATAATAATTGGCCATTCACCCAGAAGTATGAAGCATCGCGCTAGTCATCCAGAGTGACAAAAGGAACTGGAGAGGAGGCAATGCCGGAAAGGGGTTTGAGAGGTTGAGAGAAGTTGAGAGAGTTTGAAGGCACGAGAAATTTGAAATGAGCTAAAGTAACGTTGGGGATTTGATTCTCAACCTTTTATGGACCCAGTGCTTGAGGGTGAAGTAAGTTTACCCCAACCATCAGATTATCTAGGACATGGGTACTTGAGAACGATCCAAGGGCCTAAGATCAGAGCGGTGTAGATCATGATCATTAACATTGGAAAAGGGAAATCTCGAGTGTAAACTGAGAGGACGCCTAGGGTACAGAAAAGACGTTTCAGGCCGCGAAATTGACCATTCATTAATTGAATGGATTGATGGCCCCAACAATGGGGTTCCAGCACATGGCAAGAAATCCCGTAGTGACGTCAGCAGAAGTCCAAACGTTTCCTATTCGAGGACCTTTTGAAGTCTTCCTCAGTTTTAAGTCTCCATTGTCCGAGGAAGAGTaaagacttgggggcaaatgttgtatgTCTTTTCACCCAAGGACACATGATCTTCCGAGTAAGACATATGCTTCTTTTGATGAGACCACGCACCGAGGATATGTCCTCTAGAGGTCGGTTCTAAAGTCGGAGATCATTCTCCTCAAACAAAGGGAGAATGTCGACATCTCTCCTGGGCCATGTCCCAAGAGCTACGAATGTCTTGCCAAGGTTATATCCCAAGGATGCTTTGGCAGTCCACAGGTTTACTTGCCATCAGTTATATTCCAGGCCGAGGACCTAGTCCTCGAGATCTAAAGGATAAGCCAGGTGTCATCCAATGCAGGTTAGCTGCCTCAGAGGAAGGCCTGACAACATTTTTTGGGCGATCCACCTACAGTGTTGTCGATGGTACAACTCaacaattcgcactcccactaccCCACCTGACACGGAAATATGTACATCATGCCCTGATAGcaccaggggcatgttccccataaagtggtTATCTTTCTGCAGTGGGCCTCGCGGATCTCGCTTGGGCCGTGGTCCCtgttcaatgcagcccaatgcattaaaTTGGTGTTAATCCCCCAATAACGAGAAGAATCAATAATAATGAAAAGTGATTAGTATTAATTACCCCGTTCTCTATCATTAGAGCTGGGAGTCTCATCAGAACAACCTAAACACTACCTGAGAacactccattgaagcttgccctCATAAGCTTCCAAACCTTTTAGTAccaaagacttgtggactagggttcttttataacctgaaccacataaatattcttgttttcttttcgcttatttctttaatctctcttttTAAGGTTGATTGcgtaaaaggcagtcaacaaaggatataattattatttttaaggatataatcttttaaaattatgttttcataaaaaaaaaaaattagttttaataaaaagggTACAATTTTTTAGTGGTCAAAATTTGGGGGGAGAAATTGCTAATTATTATACACATGACACTACCATATTAACATAcaaaatgccacatcatcaatctATTAGCCACAAAAGACAAAATCTAACAAAAGTtccatatttcagtaacgtgcatagttcaggGAGAACTTTCAACATTATGAATCATTCATGGGGAACAATCATATAATGGTCATAGTTCAggggcaaaaatgttatttattcaattacaaaaatacccataagctcccccgagccgggtattttttTTTCCGTTGTGAGTTTTCCGCTAAAATGCTCGAAAGGACCTACTCGTGtcaaatatcacaaatatatctatataataatgtggtatcaagcATGTAGCACATAaaatacaattatacccttaacgggtcaaaattacgaaatgATCACTTTTTAACAAAAgagggtctttaaacacatttaatgcacataaacatgcatactcaaccatataatcgtataaatcacataaataaattaattatgtgccctcccgacatactaaCCAAGGCACTAATCATATTGGGAGTTTCGGGACGCTACAACTTTTCTATGCATGTATCATCTAAGATTTCATCTCAACAAGCAAacaaacaagttctaggataacattttcatattttatttccattttcaaatttcagcaagcataaagATTATTCAatcacaaaaaaattattaaaaatcatgatcaagctctcaattatttaagtagacCCAAGTAAAAGTTGAAAGAAATATTCAATAAAGCATAGAGATTTTTATAGGTTTCATTTacattcaatttatacaacatAGCATTTAACATATtgtcattggctaatcattgtcaacttgattcaacaaTACTCTAAAACACCCTAGACAAAACACTACGAAAATAAGACAACACAAACTAACACAAACAAACAACCTAATATATACAaaacaacaataaatacatttcCCCAAACTTACCTAAACAGTGTCCCTAAttttaaataaaagctaaggaaaagatACTTACCTGAAAAATACAGACTGCTCATGACAAATAACCTTTGCCACCATCCCCCTTAGATGGAGGATAGCCAAAAGGCAGTGACTAATATGGATTGAACGATGGTGAATAGAAAGTGTGGAAAGAAAAATTTGGGTTAGCCGTGTTTTATTCCGCCTAAGCCTGAAGTAGTGCCATGACGCCTCTATGTTGCGCCGCACCCCTTCCCATTTTTTTCTTACAATTGAGGGCTCTCTGAAAATCATCACGTTGCAGCTCATCATAAAGGCACTGTGACTCTAAATTTCATGGGCCATTTGTGTTGCTCTTTGTTTTCCTCAATGTCGAGGCGCCTATCGGCGACGCTGCGGCGCAACCTCTTACTTTTTTCACGATTTTTACGTTTCAATATTACAAGTCTAGTACTAAATGCcataaattaaaactaatccttagaaaataaatacaaaaatgaaaattttcataatctaaaacttaaataaaactaaaaaggaaaataaaagattgggatgcctcccaatggcGTTGTCGTTAACGTCAATTAGCTAGACGCTGACCTCCTAATTAGATCTAACTTAGGTCCAAGCCACTCCTCAAGTCCTTAAGAGCCAAAATGTCATGAGTGGACGCTCTTCTCTTGATATTGCAATTTTTTGTAGCTTTCCACTGCTCATGTAACAATCGAACTTTCCCACTAAAGAGCATTTTTAAACGATGACGAACTGTTTGAATACCACACTGGCTCATTGTAACAttctggttagccaagaccgtcacactgtgtactttaaatagtgcttaactcgctaaactaGTCATTAGGTCATAAATGTGCACCTAAGTGTTATTATTGGGCCAGGGTAAAAATCTTGGTCAAacggaatggatatattttatttaaaatattaaactgtacatgggatcccataaaagtgtttaaaagttgtatacactccaaaatggtcattatagttcaaaagttacaatttgTCGGCCTAAGAGGCacaaatagggttaaaccctaattcccctgagaaacaccttggtcgtggtggtcaagcagccgcatatgtacaattcgccatctaagctctccactcaaggctgggtaagcttttctttccctttacctgcaccacatagcacccatgagccaaggatcaacaagaaaacttattactgcatgtatacaatataaataaatgatcatgaaatcattctggggcttcagCCCTATTCAGATGATGGCTAACAAGTCAATCCTGGGGTcttgcaccctgaatagatgactaatgagtcattctgggatcctgcaccctgaatagatgactaatgagtcatcctggggtcctgcgccctaagccatgtgactattaagtcacctgaacctttttggccctggctctaagtaactagtcatagactagccaagcgcattagttttcttcgaccaataggtcagtcaagcatttaatgatcatgttgattagatctaatcatttcaccATGTGTTAAAAAAGCTaattccatacgaccaacacTCAGTACTATTGTTGATCATGATtgataagtcaattccatacgaccagcgctcagtactattgatGATcgtgactgataagtcagagcttcgcaaccagtactaaacaccattgtcgtttctgactaataagtcaacgccATTCATAAATAAGCAATAATGACGGGCATTTATAATGCAACCATTGTCCatttatagagcactcaacatgcctcatcaataatcatgtatgtcgcatactgggtgcagttttcttacctcaagtttgagcgtaaaataaataaagaaggaCCCTTGAGAATGATACTGTACTTAAGCCCTTAGATGTCAcctaaccaaatatgaaatctcattaataaaatgagtaataaaaggttcatggactaaaacccagctCCAGGGACCTTGAATCTTACTAAAACGGTTAGTGATTCGATCTCGATCCTTGAGATTGGAAAACTCGCGTTTAAAACTTGCTAAAACCTAGCCAGGCACAAAAAGGATAGGTAAGTCGCGACCTGCCCCCCAAGGACCGCAGCACACTCCCAAGATAGAGAGCCCTCTGTTTGGGTGCCAGGGACGGGCCACGACTTTCCTctgagggtcgcagcgcgcctggCAGACAGAGCCCAGGGGAAGCTCTGGGGTtcattcaagtcgcgacttgcatgaaatcggtcgtgacttgaccccgcgaacccagctcccctgcattttcttcaattctAACTCAGCCAAATCTTAAACCAAACAATCCCAATATTAAAACCAAACATCAAAATCACATTATCACCAATCCAGCTATAAAACCTAAGCCTCTCAACACCTAAAACACCATCAAATACCCAATTACATAATCAAACTCTCaagctgaaaaccttacctcagttatgAATTAAATCCCTTTAAATTGTTGTAACACATCCCTAAAATCCaagccttaatcctcaagcttgaattTTCCACTTTGTTTCAGAATCCTAACCGAGtagaaaaagagaaaaacaatcaagaatgagagtgagagagaaagaaaaacttTGTTTTGCTGCCTATTACACTCCACAACCTTCCCTTGGCTGAACTTATCTAATGGTCTAAATGGCCAAATTTCCCCTAGGGCCATTTAAAACTCTCAAAGCTaagcaagggaaaaattgtcatttcccacctatcccgttaatcataattaacgtccttcatttcccgttactcccaatatccttaGATAATTAATAATTCATATCTCATTACACGTTCATtctcgataatgtactaaatatcaatttacccctaggctcaccccgagctcgataattaaccccgttatgaccaaaccgctaacttgcatcctaggatcgtctcatgccgaatagctcaaacatatccatataataatgtggtctcacccatatatcacatacatgcacataaatatacaaatacgcccttaacggacaaaaattatgaaaatgcccatctaataagaagtgggcccacatgcatgcaattatcatcatataataatataactcatataatcatgcatataatcacataatcacatattaaatcaattatggccctcctggacCCCTAATCCAGgtactaagccacattagggaatttgagacattacactCATGGACCTTTTCTTAGGGACATCCAACTCGGTACCTCCCTTTTTCACCACATAAACTCTACAAGTTGGAATTTCCGTTGCTGCAAAAACGTTAAATGTTACCTCTTTTTTTTGCACTCACTGCTTCAACTCACCCTTTTGTACATCGATTAATGCCCTACCAGTAGCTAAAAATGGTCTTCCAAGAATAATTGGGATGTTAGTATCTTCTTCGATGTCCAGAATAATGAAATCTGCATGGAAGATGAATTTGTCCACCTTTActagaacatcctcaataataccccTAGGATGTTTGACTGAGCGATCTACCATTTGAAGTATAATAGTAGTTGGTCTTGCTTCCCCCAATTTTAGTTTTTGATAGATAGATAGAGGCATCAGATTCACACTTATACCTAAATCACAGAGTGCTTTCTCAAAAACCACATTCCCTATAGTACAAGGAATGATGAAACTACTCAAATCTTTCagcttgggaggtagtttctttTGGATTATTGTGCTGCACTCTTTAGTAATGGCCATTGTCTCATAGTCCTCCaatttccttttctttgacaagATTTCCTTCATAAAATTCATATAACTTGAAATTTTTTCAAGTGCCTCAGCAAAGGGAATGTTGATGTGAAGCTTTCCAATAACATCTAAAACCTTGGAAAATAGCTTATCAAGTGTCCTCTTTTgcagcctctgaggatatgggatcTTGATGTGGTGCACAAAACTCACTAGTGGCTACTTCTTCTAATGGTTTTCATTAACCACTTCTTCTACTTTACCCTTCTTCTCATCAACCACTTTCGGTAACAGAATAGACTTCTTGTCTGGCTCTTCTAATTCCTTACCACTTctcaaggatattgcattgcATTGCTCTTTTGGATTCATTATAGTATTACTAGGAAAAGTTCCTTGTGGTCGGTTATTAAACATACGTGCCAATTGACCAACTTGACTCTCTAGATTTCTGATGGATGCTCTAGTTTCTATCATGAAATGAGTTAGAGTGTTGGTCAAGGTCAACAATGCAGCTTGTAATTCATTTGTTTTCTCTTGAGAAATTGGTGGTTGTAACGTTGCTTGAGGTGGAGCTTGAGGCATGGGCTACTGAAATTGTTGTTAAGGGCCCTAATTATTTCTCCACAAAAAATTGGGGCGATTCCTCCACCTTAGGTTGTAAGTGTTGGAGAAAGTGTTGGTGACTTGCCTATTAAAATTTTTCAACATATTCACTTGCTCCATAGGGATGGAATTATTCACCTCTGCTGCCATATAATGGTCAAGAGGATGAGAACCCCACACATTTTACACGCCGTCTGTATCTGCATGACTTGAGTTAAGATATTGTTTTTTTGCAACTGCTTGGTTAAGGTGGAAACTTGAGCAGCTAGCGTTGTGATAGCATCAAGTTCATGAATCCCAACAAATTTTCTGTTCTAGTGGCTTGCTCATCAGCCCAATGGCAACTATTCATGGCCATTTCTTCCAACAATGCAAAGGCCTCATTAGAACTTTTACCCATGAATGCTCCTGTTGCTGCAGCATCAATGATGGTGCACTAGTAGTGCACAACCCATTATAGAAATTGTGGACCAACACACACTTCCCtaagccaaggtcagccttccaaccattcagaTAACAATGGACACATTTTTCGTgcgaccgtgtgcctctacaCACTTCTGTCTCTCAAAAACTCTCGCcaagtcatgctctcaagcatctatgagtgcattCATGCATGAAGGCTCTCTAGCAAAGatactcacactgtccataggttctcactatggcaaggcaaatcccaacaccaatgctcacccagacatttgcaagccaaggtagcatgtgtggccaagagccaaaaCCAAGATGACGTGCCGACACCTCTCGTGAttccccattcgatactatccaaATAGATCCCATCATGAtccaaggactcccatacatcCATGGTCCAATACTTGAGGCACCATTCCTTCActcatgttggcaggccctcgagactagctgTCAGACgtgcacacactggacctctatCCTTCTCAAGCATTGTGCACCTTCCAATGCATGTATGCTAACAAGTGCCACGAATAACTTCCTGTGCCACCTCATGTCAAGACTCGTGGCCATGGTGTGCCACAACATCTCTCAGAGGTTTGAGCCATGCTCCATGCAAGAAGCATACCAGCAAGCCAAGGAAATTATACccataaacctctggcagcacacttcagcgcactaccggggcggcccggtaatgtccatgagtactcctactattggagacatatgagtccccttgtGGTCCTCATATTCCCGTCATACTAGCCCTCCCACTAAAAGTAGCTAACTTGACGCACTTgcaccagggggtggtggagggctgatgtaacgccccaactccagggaccgctacagtgcacaatgctaaactcgctaatcgagtcgtttggccataaacgtgtaactaagtgtgattagcggtttaggaattcaaaatttcggttaagatgtaacgtttcactagaatgtttaatatatacattgggatcccaaaaatataacttCAGAGTCTGTtacaaaagaatatttacaacaggccgttctaagcagcaaaacagggtttaaccctagttcctctttcaaacctcgcccaattattggtcgagcagctgcatatgtacatgtcatcacctaagctctccaactcaaggatggtccagctttcttttgcctttacctgcaccacaaagcacccatgagctgaagcccagcaagaaaactcatatgctcataaacagtcatatcatgatatcaaatcatatctggcacgcctagcaaacatagctctattcagcatgcaaatgagttcaaacaaggctggggtatccaggataagaaatcctacccttctgattggaggaccctCAAGTCacacctaatcagatgagtgtcgcaacacttgaggttctggtaaaccatgctgagtgactgccaaatgagtcactaggggctcagataagaaatcctgcccttctaaTTAGATGGCTATCAAGTCAATCccaatcagatgagtgtctcaacactctaggttctggtaaaccatgctgagtgaccaacaagcaagtcactggggcctcagtgcccaaagccatgcatacgataatcaaaatgatcatacaaagctcatagctctgatcagatgagtgaatatcactttgaggtcctgttaaaccatactgagtgaccgacaaacaagtcactaggggcccagtgcccatagcggtgtaacgacaccgttacctaggctttcctgcaatggctcttatcaaatgagtgactgacaagcatgtcactgggGGTCGATGCCCACAGCCATGTGACCTAATAGTCATGGGGCTcgctagccctggctctaaatgactagcctttggctagataagtgcttgtttatattcatcgaacttggggtcggtcctgcattaatgctctttgagtcattcaatgcagatggtcgattaggtccaatcgacatggcttgcgttgaacacgctaaggccgtcctgactaatgagtcagcgcaatgtgaccagtgcccagtaccactgccgaacctgactaatgagtcacagcttcacagttgatactaacacatttgccaattctgactaatgagtcaataccatgcacaagtaagcattgctaccaaacatatatcatatgtcacacatccatagatgaggcattcaacatgcttacttaataattgcgagcataataatgatcatgcacaaacacagagactcaagctctgaccaatctcatattcatcattcatggcatgccctaatcacatgtttctcgtgcatcacatgcatcacatttaaccatccagcatgcctcaacaataatcttATGCAAATGGGCAAAGTTGCTAAGCATtgattatgctatcaatgtttacatttaaacatccaacatgcatcaaccatagccatgcatgtcacgcatggggtgcagttttcttacctcagattcgagctagaataaaTAAaggaacgatccttgagaacgatcaacttttagtcctttagcagtcacctagtcataaccaaaaatataggataccatcaataaaaatgatcaacataggttctcaagccaatatctagcctccgggacaccaatccacacttaaccgggtagtaggatcgaccccaagGCCTATGGGTAGCATCCcgaagtcaaaaacccatttttggccaaaactgcctctatggaccgcggccctccctagccatgTCG from Humulus lupulus chromosome 5, drHumLupu1.1, whole genome shotgun sequence encodes the following:
- the LOC133778991 gene encoding uncharacterized protein LOC133778991, encoding MPQAPPQATLQPPISQEKTNELQAALLTLTNTLTHFMIETRASIRNLESQVGQLARMFNNRPQGTFPSNTIMNPKEQCNAISLRSGKELEEPDKKSILLPKVVDEKKGKVEEVRLQKRTLDKLFSKVLDVIGKLHINIPFAEALEKISSYMNFMKEILSKKRKLEDYETMAITKECSTIIQKKLPPKLKDLSSFIIPCTIGNVVFEKALCDLGISVNLMPLSIYQKLKLGEARPTTIILQMVDRSVKHPRGIIEDVLVKVDKFIFHADFIILDIEEDTNIPIILGRPFLATGRALIDVQKGELKQ